In Mustela erminea isolate mMusErm1 chromosome 7, mMusErm1.Pri, whole genome shotgun sequence, the genomic stretch GCACACGCTTCCAGGCGACGGGGCCCAGACACCCCGGGCAGGAGGGCCCTTCCAGACACTCCCTGCCAACCTGCCCAGGCCTTCGAGAAAAACAGGCTGTACGGATCTTCCCTAGGCTGGAGATTTATTAAGACCTTGGGAGAGTCCAAGAGGCCACAGCAGCCAGGACCCCCAGGGACCTCACAGGCTGGAAGATTTGGGATCTGGACTTTGTGCTGCcaacttggggggggggcagggaatgggGGATGGGCACTACTTTGGAAGGATGAACTCTATGCTGGGTTGTTTAAGGCGGATGGGGAGTTGGAGACCCCTAGGTTGAGGATGGGGAAGCCAGGAGCCTCCGCGCCCTGCAGAGGTGCGCCCCTGCTAACAGCCAGAGCTGGAGAGCTCAGGTGCTCCGTGGGAGGGTCCCCATCTCCTGGATACTCTCATACACATTTTCAAAGAGGCCATCATCCTTGCCCAGGCCCCTGAGTGGGAGGGTCTCATAGGACTGGTCACTTTCCAGAGGTGGGATTACTCCCCTCCCCTTGGGGTCCAGCTGGTCTGGGGCAGGTCCTGGGTCCCTCTTCTTAGGCTTCCCGACTCTGGAGTACAGGATGTCAACctgagagagaggaagccaaCCCAAGGAGGGGTCAGCACCGTCCACTCCTTCAAGAACCTGCACAGCCCTACccaccctaccccctcccctccagtttACCTGGGCAGCTGGGGTCAgctctgccttcccctgccccaggcttTGGGTgccttcttctgtttccttgagCTTCTGGATACAAGCATACTCAGCCACCTCCAGTCTGGCCTCAGGCCCAGGCCTCACATAGCTGCTTGTCAGCCGTGCCCCTGCCCATACCACGGGGCTGGCTGCCAGGCTGGCCCTGGGGATTGCTGCCAGCCCCACATTGGAATAGGTGGCCTCAGGGCAGATGGAGGGTGAGGTGGCAGCCGGCATTGCCCGGGGCAGTTCCCAGTGTGAGAAGGCTGCCAAGGGTCTGCTGGTGCTTCTAGACACATCCAGCCACTGTGGGCGCAAGATAGCCATGCTGGCAGGCCGTGGGCCTAGGGGTGGGGTCAAGACAGAGGTTactggggcaggggggcagggaacTGACTGGGGAACCCCAGAGCAGCTCCAGGGGCCAGCCCCGCCCATCACTGAGGCCAGGTTCCTCCTGGCTTGGCTCACCTCCGCAGCCTCTGGGGCCCCAGTGCAGCTCGTGCAGTCTGGTGTCCGACTTGCTGAGGGTGCAGAGGTGTTGTCGTCTCAGCAGGGACTGGGGGCAAGGAAGGTTGGTCTTGGTCCTGTGgtggccccgccccggccccaggGACAGCCTGACACTCACCGCTTCTGCTGGCATCACATAGCTCTGGGGGCCGGCCTGCTGCCTCTGCACCGGCTTCCTGGAGGCAAGAGTCTCATCAGGCCAGGGAGGCAGAGATGCCTTTGGTACAACACCCGGCAGGGAGGCTCATGCAGAGAGCCAGGCCTGCTCGGAGCCCTGCCGCACACCAAACCCGGGCCAGGGATGGACATACCTGTGACAGGTGGCGCACAGTGTCCACAGCCAGAGGAACAGGACAAGGCACCCAAGGacccagagagcaggaggggctgagggcaCCTGTGGCCCCATCCTGCGAAGCCACAGGTAGCCCTGGGGGTGAGAAGACGGGGGTGCTGGGCAGAGAGGCTGGGCACCTACCTGGCagcccccagctgcccctcaAACTGCGGGGCCGTCTCCGCCCCCTGGGGCACTGACTCAGCACACAGGAAACTGGGCTCCGCGGCCCCTCCCTCCGGCAGAAGCACAGAGCCAAGCCCTGGCAGCCACCTTCCGCCTCTGGAGGGGGGCTCCtagtgacatggatggaggtgTGCTCTGCGTGGCCCCAAACACCTGAGCGGGCAAGGCTGACCCCGACGGCCATCGCGCAAGGCCggtgaggaagggcaggggagtTGCCTGCTGTGGTCACCATAACCTAAACATGGGGCCTAGGGAGGCCCTGAGGTCACACCCCTGGCCCTCTGAGACACAGGCCAGTCTCCGGCAGCGCCCCCTCGGTCATCCACTGCAGAGCTGGGTCCCGAAGGGGCTgcaaaggcaggggtggggtcagCACGCAGGAAAGGTTGCTCCGGCCCGACTCCCCGCACTGGTCCACTTGTCCCCGgctctccgcccccccccccaactgtcCCCAGTGTCATTGCACTGCGTTCTTCCTGGGATCTTAGCAGAGCTGCTGGGCTGGGGTGTCTCCAGACACAGCACCCAGTCCGCCCAGACCCAGGGAGCAGGCTTACCTCCGAAGACGGTCTGGGCTGCCCGACCTggtccccccacaccccagccctcAGCTGCCCCCAGAAGGGCACTATGCAGAGTGCGGACCCGACCAGGGCACGGGCCCCGTGCACAGCGGCTCCTGTCAGCCGTCTGGCGGTGGGTGCCTGGCCGCTTGGGTGCTCCACGAGATGGCTGTATGTCTCCCTGCGTCTCCCCACGCAGCCACCCAGCGCTCCGCCGCCGTCGCTCCCGCTGCAGCCCCTGTGGGGTCTCGACACCACCTGGTGGGTGTATGCGGCTGCCCAACACCACTCCCAGAGCCCAAGTCACGTGGTGTCCAGCCCCCAGGAGATAGGCACACGGGGGTAAGGACACAGGCACAGCACGGGAACTGGGCGCCCTCAGGGCCACCAAACCCCGGGACTGAACCCAGGCTCTCAAGACTTCTGAACCCACACCACCGGGTCCTCCTGCCTCATTCACGTGCTTCCCAACTCCTCCACTGGCCACCACCGCCTCCCACTGCtgcaggatcaagtcccacgcaTCTGGGGGGGGTCAGGCAACACGGGGGCACTCAAAGCTCCGACCCTTTTCACGGCTGCTGGCAGAGACCCATCCAAGACAGCGAAGAGAAGCCCAGCCCTTTGGGCCCTCCATCTCTGGGCAGGGGGCCGCAGCC encodes the following:
- the LIME1 gene encoding lck-interacting transmembrane adapter 1 isoform X2, whose protein sequence is MGPQVPSAPPALWVLGCLVLFLWLWTLCATCHRKPVQRQQAGPQSYVMPAEASLLRRQHLCTLSKSDTRLHELHWGPRGCGGPRPASMAILRPQWLDVSRSTSRPLAAFSHWELPRAMPAATSPSICPEATYSNVGLAAIPRASLAASPVVWAGARLTSSYVRPGPEARLEVAEYACIQKLKETEEGTQSLGQGKAELTPAAQVDILYSRVGKPKKRDPGPAPDQLDPKGRGVIPPLESDQSYETLPLRGLGKDDGLFENVYESIQEMGTLPRST
- the LIME1 gene encoding lck-interacting transmembrane adapter 1 isoform X1: MGPQVPSAPPALWVLGCLVLFLWLWTLCATCHRKPVQRQQAGPQSYVMPAEAVSVRLSLGPGRGHHRTKTNLPCPQSLLRRQHLCTLSKSDTRLHELHWGPRGCGGPRPASMAILRPQWLDVSRSTSRPLAAFSHWELPRAMPAATSPSICPEATYSNVGLAAIPRASLAASPVVWAGARLTSSYVRPGPEARLEVAEYACIQKLKETEEGTQSLGQGKAELTPAAQVDILYSRVGKPKKRDPGPAPDQLDPKGRGVIPPLESDQSYETLPLRGLGKDDGLFENVYESIQEMGTLPRST